A single Vigna radiata var. radiata cultivar VC1973A chromosome 8, Vradiata_ver6, whole genome shotgun sequence DNA region contains:
- the LOC106771637 gene encoding protein NIM1-INTERACTING 1-like, with translation MENKKREARNDEDRDDENDEMKMEKFYSLLRSFRDARDRRRRELMELEKNESNRKKMKTTTTTSTTAKPEVAFEFQDFTTDIHFRKPPLVFPNPSSRAASKDIISNGKKNAEQHDVALDLKLAL, from the coding sequence ATGGAAAATAAGAAGAGAGAAGCGAGGAACGATGAGGATCGCGACGACGAGAACGATGAGATGAAGATGGAGAAGTTTTACTCGCTCTTGAGAAGCTTCCGCGACGCACGTGATCGGCGCCGAAGGGAATTAATGGAGTTGGAGAAGAACGAGAGCAACCGGAAAAAGATGAAGACCACCACCACTACATCAACTACGGCCAAGCCAGAAGTTGCTTTCGAATTTCAGGACTTTACCACCGATATTCACTTCAGAAAACCACCTTTGGTTTTTCCCAATCCAAGTTCACGCGCCGCAAGCAAAGATATCATCAGCAATGGTAAGAAGAACGCAGAACAACATGATGTAGCTCTCGACCTCAAACTCGCTCTCTAG